One genomic window of Geoanaerobacter pelophilus includes the following:
- a CDS encoding Ig-like domain-containing protein translates to MKRIILALLLFSPTFQGIQSANAAANIWSSSGPPGAYIRSLAIAPTATPTIYAGANGSGVYKTVAGSGTWSAVNSGLTNKIVTALAVDPLSSSTLYAGTAGNGVFKTANGGTSWAATGLASDTVNAITIKAGTIYAGTSAGGVYRSVNGGGGWNQVNSGLTNLHVTSVAMSPGFASDTIAFAGTAGGGVFKTSDDGATWTAVNTNLTDLQVTALAISPEFVSLPDNTIYAGTASGGVFKSSNAGTTWATVNTGLPAGAAILSLTIDHTNASTLFAATSAGIYISLNGGGQWDPPATTAPDNAFTTSLAMASAASIYAGTGGGVYLSTDSGATWNAINSGITAVEVKATVISPDNQSKIFAGTSGGGIYITPDQAATWSASNSGLANSFIQAVAIDKNASARVYAGTTNGIYRSINGGTSWTAATVQPTTGDIRAIAIDSSVTPAATIYSGSYGGGVFKSVNNGANWAATTALPDQNVTSLLIDAANTTLYAGTDGGGVFKSSNGGGAWSLVAASNNGLNSNRITALSLTASTLYAATAAGVHSIAVPGGTQWTAINNGIGSLDTIALATNPANPNYLCTGTNGNGVFLSTNQGANWSAINNSLNSLVVRSLAIDSATPTRIYAGTATGGVSSLITSPTITIAPATPHSFGNANTVGPPSSQEITVGNSGTLDLTVSGITANLTAADATTFTPAGNGISVGGSSPCNSTTPTIIPGGSCTLLFKFTPGIPTVNSATLQFSSNDTEIPTTKDLVISWAGGVPPVAAFTAPANGATIRNPFTITGTAQDNSATGLKRVEVSLNGGTTWLAASPKPTLATWEYVWTTPPVTGDGSYTILARGTDNKDYVQTALASVTVTLTNTAPDTAIASSPAVLSNQNSATFAFSATKYGAPLGGALFECKLDSGAYAACTTPKTYNGLTDGAHTFSVRAADGALPLPGNVDATPASYTWTVDTTPPITAISAKPALNINSSDAHFVFAANEAGCTYICTFDGVGPAPCTSPYDRSTLTEGDHTFTVQATDPAGNQELAPVSYTWRIDVTKPTSNIDAPPAQISGSSHTFTGTASDPVSVVASGVSRVEVSFNGTTWFPATDTAVGPALPWSTWSYLWTLPINGSYTMQARAVDNAGNTQQTAASANVVVANPLPTVAITYPADNAIIGSSSVKVISGSAAAAGGGLPLQKVQVAVYPSATPPGSPTWVDAVGTTSWSYNWTPPNNGDGSYTILARTLDSVANISASDSSNSRSVTVDVTAPTSAVDQPANPYLKGTTINATGTADDNLSGVAGIAVTITNSSNQTVSTGPALFNTISKTWTYSSGVLPDGSYTIRSLATDNAGNQQGIQGLATVTLDNVAPITTISSRPVNPSNSAAPAFSFSADHTSTFSCTLDGVATPCTSPKSYSGQATGFHTFAVQATDLAGNQEAAPQSYTWFIDLVAPIITAVTPVNGATRVSISNPAITVTFDKPVNPATVSDPTFSLVNGSTAIAGRISLNTANTVATFEPSANLSYASDYTVTVTVGVRDTAGNALAAGRIWTFSTDPDGDINMDGRVDIADALLALRVAVGRTTVSAAALRHGDVAPLGSQGPDPDGIIEGRDVMVILGKSIGKHNW, encoded by the coding sequence TTGAAGCGTATCATACTCGCCCTGCTCCTGTTTTCGCCAACTTTTCAGGGTATCCAATCAGCTAACGCCGCAGCTAACATCTGGAGCAGCTCTGGACCGCCCGGCGCATACATCAGATCGCTGGCAATCGCACCGACGGCAACTCCGACGATCTACGCCGGCGCCAACGGCAGCGGCGTTTACAAGACTGTTGCCGGTTCCGGCACCTGGAGCGCTGTCAACTCCGGGCTGACCAACAAGATCGTCACGGCGCTCGCCGTTGACCCGCTCTCCAGCTCCACGCTCTACGCCGGCACCGCTGGGAACGGCGTATTCAAGACCGCAAACGGTGGCACTTCCTGGGCAGCCACCGGACTTGCCAGCGACACAGTCAATGCCATTACCATCAAGGCCGGCACCATCTACGCCGGCACCAGCGCCGGCGGGGTCTACCGCAGCGTCAACGGCGGCGGTGGCTGGAACCAGGTGAACAGCGGCCTGACCAACCTGCATGTAACCAGTGTTGCCATGTCGCCAGGCTTTGCCAGTGACACCATCGCCTTTGCCGGCACCGCCGGCGGTGGCGTGTTCAAGACCAGCGATGACGGCGCCACCTGGACCGCAGTTAACACCAACCTGACCGACCTGCAGGTGACGGCGTTAGCGATCTCACCCGAGTTCGTCTCGCTTCCCGACAATACCATCTATGCCGGCACTGCCAGCGGTGGCGTGTTCAAAAGCAGCAATGCCGGCACCACCTGGGCTACCGTGAATACCGGACTCCCGGCCGGGGCGGCGATACTGTCCCTGACCATCGACCATACCAATGCCAGCACCCTTTTTGCCGCCACCTCCGCCGGGATCTACATTTCCCTTAATGGCGGGGGGCAATGGGATCCTCCGGCCACTACCGCACCGGACAACGCCTTTACAACTTCGCTGGCAATGGCCTCAGCCGCCAGCATCTACGCCGGAACCGGTGGTGGGGTCTACCTCTCCACCGACAGCGGCGCCACCTGGAATGCCATCAACTCCGGCATTACCGCTGTTGAGGTGAAAGCAACCGTCATCAGCCCGGACAACCAGTCAAAAATCTTTGCTGGCACCAGCGGCGGCGGGATTTATATCACCCCTGACCAGGCGGCAACCTGGTCGGCAAGCAACAGCGGCCTGGCCAACAGCTTCATCCAGGCCGTCGCCATTGACAAGAATGCCTCTGCCCGTGTCTATGCCGGTACAACAAACGGCATTTACCGGAGCATCAACGGCGGAACCTCCTGGACCGCGGCCACCGTGCAACCAACAACCGGTGATATCCGCGCTATCGCCATCGACAGCTCCGTTACCCCGGCAGCCACTATCTATAGCGGCAGTTACGGCGGCGGGGTGTTTAAAAGCGTGAACAATGGGGCCAATTGGGCAGCAACCACGGCACTGCCCGACCAGAACGTGACCTCCCTGCTTATCGATGCGGCCAATACCACCCTCTATGCCGGCACCGATGGTGGCGGGGTCTTCAAAAGCAGCAACGGCGGCGGCGCCTGGAGCCTGGTCGCTGCCAGCAACAACGGCCTGAACAGCAACCGGATAACCGCGCTCTCCTTGACCGCTTCGACACTGTACGCGGCAACAGCAGCCGGGGTCCACTCAATTGCGGTTCCGGGAGGAACGCAGTGGACCGCAATCAACAACGGCATCGGCTCTCTGGACACCATTGCCCTGGCAACAAACCCGGCAAATCCCAACTACCTCTGCACCGGCACCAACGGCAACGGCGTATTCCTCTCCACCAACCAGGGGGCCAACTGGAGCGCCATCAACAACAGCCTCAACAGCCTGGTGGTCCGGTCGTTGGCAATCGACTCGGCCACCCCGACCCGCATCTACGCCGGAACCGCCACAGGAGGCGTTTCCTCGCTCATTACCAGCCCGACCATCACCATTGCCCCGGCCACTCCGCACAGCTTCGGCAACGCCAATACCGTCGGCCCGCCATCAAGCCAGGAGATAACGGTAGGCAACAGCGGCACCCTGGATCTGACCGTCTCTGGCATCACCGCAAACCTGACCGCAGCCGACGCTACCACCTTCACCCCTGCCGGCAACGGCATATCCGTCGGCGGCAGTTCCCCCTGCAACAGCACCACGCCGACCATAATTCCCGGCGGCTCCTGCACCCTGCTGTTCAAGTTCACCCCCGGCATCCCGACGGTCAATTCTGCAACCTTGCAGTTCTCATCCAACGACACCGAGATCCCGACCACCAAGGACCTGGTGATCAGCTGGGCCGGCGGCGTGCCGCCGGTGGCGGCGTTTACCGCGCCGGCAAACGGGGCAACCATCAGGAACCCGTTCACCATTACCGGCACCGCCCAGGACAATAGCGCTACCGGCCTGAAGAGGGTCGAGGTATCCCTGAATGGCGGCACCACCTGGCTGGCCGCATCACCCAAGCCGACCCTGGCAACCTGGGAATATGTCTGGACTACACCGCCGGTGACCGGAGACGGCAGCTACACCATTCTGGCCCGGGGCACCGATAACAAGGATTATGTCCAGACCGCCCTTGCCAGCGTTACCGTTACCCTGACCAATACCGCGCCGGATACCGCGATTGCTTCGTCACCGGCGGTACTATCCAATCAAAACAGCGCCACCTTCGCCTTTTCGGCCACCAAGTACGGCGCCCCCCTGGGCGGGGCTCTTTTTGAGTGCAAGCTGGACAGCGGCGCCTATGCTGCCTGTACCACCCCCAAAACCTATAACGGCCTGACCGACGGTGCCCATACCTTCTCGGTCCGCGCTGCCGACGGCGCCCTGCCGCTACCCGGCAATGTCGATGCCACACCGGCTTCGTACACCTGGACCGTGGACACTACCCCGCCGATTACCGCCATTTCCGCCAAGCCCGCGTTAAACATCAATTCCAGCGATGCTCATTTCGTCTTTGCCGCCAACGAAGCGGGCTGCACCTACATTTGCACCTTCGACGGCGTCGGCCCGGCACCATGCACCTCGCCTTACGACCGCTCGACCCTGACCGAAGGCGACCATACCTTCACAGTCCAGGCCACCGACCCGGCCGGCAATCAGGAACTGGCCCCAGTCAGCTACACCTGGCGCATCGATGTGACCAAGCCGACCTCGAACATTGACGCCCCTCCGGCCCAAATCAGCGGCAGCAGCCACACCTTTACCGGCACTGCCAGCGATCCGGTGTCGGTGGTCGCTTCCGGTGTCAGCCGGGTAGAGGTATCATTCAACGGCACCACCTGGTTTCCGGCCACTGACACCGCGGTAGGGCCGGCGCTCCCATGGTCCACCTGGAGCTATCTCTGGACCCTGCCGATCAACGGTTCCTACACCATGCAAGCACGGGCCGTCGATAATGCCGGCAATACCCAGCAGACCGCAGCCAGCGCCAACGTAGTTGTTGCCAACCCGCTGCCGACTGTTGCCATCACCTACCCGGCCGACAACGCCATCATCGGCAGCTCAAGCGTCAAGGTGATATCCGGAAGCGCCGCTGCCGCAGGCGGTGGCCTGCCACTGCAAAAGGTCCAGGTAGCGGTGTACCCGTCGGCAACCCCGCCCGGCTCGCCGACCTGGGTTGATGCCGTCGGCACCACCAGCTGGAGCTACAACTGGACTCCACCGAATAACGGTGACGGCAGCTACACCATCCTGGCGAGAACGCTCGACAGCGTCGCTAACATTTCCGCAAGCGACAGCAGCAACAGCCGCTCAGTCACCGTAGATGTCACTGCGCCGACCTCGGCAGTCGATCAGCCAGCCAACCCCTACCTCAAGGGAACCACTATCAACGCCACCGGCACTGCCGATGACAACCTTTCCGGGGTTGCCGGGATAGCCGTCACCATCACCAACAGCAGCAACCAAACCGTCTCGACAGGGCCAGCCCTGTTCAACACCATCAGCAAGACCTGGACCTACAGCAGCGGTGTCCTGCCTGACGGCAGCTACACCATCCGCTCCCTCGCCACCGACAATGCCGGCAACCAGCAGGGTATTCAAGGCTTGGCGACCGTAACCCTCGATAATGTCGCGCCGATCACCACTATCTCCAGCAGACCGGTAAACCCGTCAAATTCGGCAGCGCCAGCCTTTTCCTTCTCTGCCGATCATACCTCCACCTTCAGCTGCACCCTGGACGGTGTCGCAACACCCTGCACCAGCCCGAAGAGCTATAGTGGCCAGGCCACCGGCTTCCATACCTTTGCGGTGCAGGCCACCGATCTTGCCGGCAACCAAGAGGCTGCTCCACAGTCATACACTTGGTTCATCGACCTGGTGGCACCGATCATCACCGCAGTGACCCCGGTCAACGGCGCAACCAGGGTCAGCATCTCTAATCCGGCAATCACCGTGACCTTTGACAAGCCTGTGAACCCGGCGACCGTTTCCGACCCGACCTTCTCGCTGGTAAACGGCAGTACAGCAATAGCCGGTAGAATTTCACTGAATACGGCCAATACGGTGGCGACCTTCGAACCGTCGGCCAATCTATCGTACGCAAGCGATTACACGGTCACCGTTACAGTCGGCGTCCGCGACACTGCCGGCAATGCGCTGGCTGCCGGGCGCATCTGGACATTCAGCACCGATCCGGATGGCGATATCAACATGGACGGCCGGGTGGATATTGCCGATGCCCTGCTGGCGCTGCGCGTGGCAGTCGGGCGCACCACGGTCTCC